A genomic region of Phycisphaerae bacterium contains the following coding sequences:
- a CDS encoding HK97 family phage prohead protease: MARLDWIDEVAVDLQAERDFGASSELQGLYGTVTAYQRAAREDARKAALQRNSAARFNGFTGDVTDQAAVERFLANVELVPESRVELRAATNAITLQAGDAEVKGKQFRGIAYSGAPVRYGSRNVIIDLAGLEVPTRTIAVLRDHDPGQIVGQATRFDKTAGRLNIEGTITLETPAGREVSAVGLDGFNWNMSIGFAIAEVRELSEGATATINGRTIQGPALIFSKTKLLEVSFVPVGADQQTTAEVFTRGEMATV, encoded by the coding sequence ATGGCACGATTGGACTGGATTGACGAAGTGGCGGTGGATCTACAGGCGGAAAGGGATTTCGGCGCAAGTTCTGAACTCCAAGGGCTGTACGGGACCGTGACCGCATACCAGCGCGCCGCCCGCGAGGACGCGCGCAAGGCTGCGCTGCAGCGAAATTCGGCCGCACGATTCAATGGCTTCACGGGCGACGTTACGGACCAGGCCGCGGTGGAGCGGTTTCTTGCGAACGTGGAACTCGTCCCAGAGTCGCGTGTCGAGCTACGCGCCGCCACCAACGCAATCACCCTTCAGGCAGGCGACGCCGAAGTGAAGGGCAAACAATTCCGAGGGATCGCGTACAGCGGTGCCCCCGTCCGATATGGCAGTCGCAACGTGATCATCGACCTTGCCGGGTTGGAGGTGCCGACCCGCACGATCGCGGTCCTCCGTGACCATGACCCCGGGCAAATCGTGGGGCAGGCGACGCGATTCGACAAAACCGCTGGGCGGCTGAACATCGAAGGAACAATCACCCTTGAGACCCCTGCCGGCCGGGAAGTGTCCGCCGTTGGGCTGGACGGCTTTAACTGGAATATGAGTATTGGCTTCGCCATCGCCGAAGTACGTGAACTGTCTGAGGGTGCCACAGCAACAATCAATGGCCGGACCATTCAAGGGCCGGCGCTGATCTTCAGCAAGACCAAGCTGCTTGAAGTCAGCTTCGTGCCCGTCGGAGCCGACCAACAAACCACGGCAGAAGTATTCACCCGCGGCGAAATGGCCACGGTCTGA